A genomic region of Bradyrhizobium sp. ORS 278 contains the following coding sequences:
- the uraH gene encoding hydroxyisourate hydrolase yields MGRLSTHILDTVRGKPAVDVAIDLDMLQPDGSWHRIKQVLTNADGRTDQPLLAGDEFTTGTYMLTFHMGAYFKAHGLASGDPLFLDLIPLRFAVADAGAHYHVPLLATPWSYQTYRGS; encoded by the coding sequence ATGGGGCGGTTGAGTACGCATATTCTGGATACGGTCAGGGGCAAGCCGGCCGTCGATGTCGCGATTGATCTCGACATGCTCCAGCCGGACGGCTCCTGGCACCGGATCAAGCAGGTCCTGACCAACGCCGATGGACGCACCGACCAGCCGCTGCTGGCAGGCGACGAGTTTACCACCGGCACCTACATGCTCACGTTCCATATGGGCGCATACTTCAAGGCCCACGGCCTCGCCTCCGGCGATCCGCTGTTCCTCGACCTGATCCCGCTCCGCTTTGCGGTCGCCGATGCCGGCGCGCATTATCACGTGCCGCTGCTCGCGACGCCCTGGAGCTATCAGACCTATCGCGGGAGTTGA
- a CDS encoding ABC transporter permease, with protein sequence MKSATTARMTAPGDVTSFSLGLALPLGLVFAIFFVLPLAQLLYLSLHNDTAATVWGLGQYIKFLTDPFSLAVLGSTLLLGAEVTLACLVLGYPIAWLYQRSGSRVQTLIIMIVLLPLLTSVVVRTFAWIVILGRQGIINSVLQSLSLIGTPLRMIYTQGGLIAALAQVQMPLMVLPLITAIGRIDPNLSDASASLGAGSWRTFVKVMLPLSMPGIIAGCTLTYAAAITAFITQSLVGGGQMLFMPMYLYQQASTLQNWPFAAAISIIFLFAVLAIVALFSTLGRRARGYGDAR encoded by the coding sequence ATGAAGAGCGCCACGACAGCACGGATGACGGCGCCTGGAGACGTGACCAGCTTCAGCCTGGGGCTTGCACTGCCCTTGGGCCTGGTGTTCGCGATCTTCTTCGTGCTGCCGCTGGCGCAACTGCTCTATCTGTCGCTGCACAACGACACCGCGGCGACGGTGTGGGGGCTCGGCCAGTACATCAAGTTCCTGACCGACCCCTTCAGCCTCGCCGTGCTCGGCTCGACGCTGCTGCTCGGCGCCGAGGTGACGCTCGCCTGTCTCGTGCTCGGCTATCCCATTGCGTGGCTGTACCAGCGCTCCGGCAGCCGCGTGCAGACCCTGATCATCATGATCGTGCTGCTGCCGCTGCTCACCAGCGTTGTGGTCCGCACCTTCGCCTGGATCGTCATCCTGGGCCGGCAGGGCATCATCAACTCCGTCTTGCAGTCGCTCAGCCTGATCGGCACGCCGCTGCGCATGATCTACACCCAGGGCGGACTGATCGCGGCGCTGGCGCAGGTGCAGATGCCCCTGATGGTGCTGCCTTTGATCACCGCGATCGGGCGCATCGATCCGAATCTCTCCGACGCCTCGGCCTCGCTTGGCGCCGGCAGCTGGCGGACCTTCGTCAAGGTCATGCTGCCGCTGTCGATGCCCGGCATCATTGCCGGCTGCACCCTCACTTACGCCGCGGCGATCACCGCCTTTATCACCCAGTCGCTGGTCGGCGGCGGGCAGATGCTGTTCATGCCGATGTACCTCTACCAGCAAGCCTCGACCTTGCAGAACTGGCCGTTCGCGGCGGCGATCTCGATCATCTTCCTGTTCGCAGTGCTCGCGATCGTCGCGCTGTTCTCGACGCTCGGCCGGCGCGCCCGCGGCTATGGAGATGCGCGATGA
- a CDS encoding ABC transporter substrate-binding protein, protein MMLDRRRLLTSALTLGAMHAFPGLSLAQARPLVFATFTGSWEEAHKAVLVPAFRKANGDAPIVLDPMLSVDQIAKVNAAKANPPIDVMLHDPGPALVAIGQDLVDAYPADKSTYFKDLIPEAQDAMGPAPFFQVVGLTYNPETVKTPPTSWADLWKPEFKGKVGITNLNSTLGTGWLVEIARMRGGSEANVDEGFKALEELKPNLAAVAANPGALATLFQQGQIDISPGNFNAIQILKARGVPVEFVAPKEGAIAFKTTIHIVKNSPNKELAFKLIEAALSPEVQTTLMNSPYLIVPTNTKVAMSGEIAKVLAKDTAELKKKFVFQDWKKINEQRASWIEKFNRDIKI, encoded by the coding sequence ATGATGCTTGATCGCCGCCGGCTCCTGACCAGCGCCCTGACGCTGGGGGCCATGCACGCCTTCCCGGGCCTGAGCCTCGCACAGGCACGGCCGCTAGTGTTTGCGACCTTCACCGGCAGTTGGGAGGAAGCGCACAAGGCGGTGCTGGTGCCCGCCTTCCGCAAGGCCAATGGCGATGCGCCCATCGTGCTCGACCCGATGCTGTCGGTCGACCAGATCGCCAAGGTCAACGCCGCCAAGGCCAATCCGCCGATCGACGTGATGCTGCACGATCCGGGTCCGGCGCTGGTCGCGATCGGGCAGGATCTGGTCGATGCCTACCCGGCCGACAAGAGCACCTATTTCAAGGACCTGATTCCAGAGGCGCAGGACGCGATGGGCCCGGCGCCGTTCTTCCAGGTCGTCGGCCTGACCTACAATCCGGAGACCGTGAAGACGCCACCGACCTCGTGGGCGGATCTGTGGAAGCCCGAGTTCAAGGGCAAGGTCGGCATCACCAACCTCAACTCCACCTTGGGCACCGGCTGGCTGGTCGAGATTGCGCGCATGCGTGGCGGCTCCGAAGCCAATGTCGACGAAGGCTTCAAGGCGCTCGAGGAACTGAAGCCGAACCTGGCTGCCGTCGCCGCCAATCCCGGCGCGCTGGCGACCCTGTTCCAGCAGGGCCAGATCGACATCTCGCCCGGCAATTTCAACGCCATCCAGATCCTCAAAGCCCGCGGCGTGCCGGTGGAGTTCGTGGCGCCGAAGGAAGGCGCGATCGCGTTCAAGACCACGATCCACATCGTCAAGAACTCGCCGAACAAGGAGCTCGCCTTCAAGCTGATCGAGGCGGCGCTCTCGCCGGAGGTACAGACGACCCTGATGAACTCGCCCTATCTGATCGTGCCGACAAACACCAAGGTCGCGATGTCCGGCGAGATCGCCAAGGTGCTGGCAAAGGACACCGCGGAGCTGAAGAAGAAGTTCGTGTTCCAGGACTGGAAGAAGATCAACGAGCAGCGCGCGTCGTGGATCGAGAAGTTCAACCGCGACATCAAGATCTGA
- the puuE gene encoding allantoinase PuuE, with the protein MSADVYPRDMVGYGRTPPHPRWPGDARIAVQFVINYEEGGENNILHGDTASEAFLSEIVGAQPWWGQRHMNMESIYEFGSRAGFWRLWRMFTARKLPVTVFAIATAMARNPDAVAAMKEAGWEIASHGLKWIDYRDFSEADERAHIEQAVRIHTELTGERPLGFYQGRTSAHTLDIVLNEQGFVYSADSYADELPYWIQGPHGPQLIVPYTLDANDMRFATPQGFNAGDQFFAYLKDSFDTLYAEGAESPKMMSVGLHCRLVGRPGRAAALARFLDYVVGHEKVWVATRLDIARHWIRTHPPAGVWRPSQMSRVLFVERYGDIFEHTPEIADRAYCAGLSAFDDAADALHTTLMNVVRAMSREEKLKLIRAHPELAGREALAGQMTSDSVGEQGRLGFTSLSRSEFERVADINRRYRDKFDMPLIVALALHADRASVIAEMDRRISNDLDTEIANAIDQIGHITRARLAKKFDQE; encoded by the coding sequence ATGAGCGCTGACGTTTACCCGCGCGACATGGTCGGTTACGGCCGCACGCCGCCGCATCCGCGCTGGCCAGGCGACGCCCGCATCGCCGTGCAGTTCGTGATCAACTACGAGGAAGGTGGCGAGAACAACATCCTCCACGGCGACACGGCCTCCGAAGCGTTCCTGTCCGAGATCGTCGGCGCGCAGCCCTGGTGGGGCCAGCGCCACATGAACATGGAATCGATCTACGAGTTCGGCTCGCGGGCCGGCTTCTGGCGGCTGTGGCGGATGTTCACCGCACGCAAGCTGCCGGTGACGGTGTTCGCCATCGCCACCGCAATGGCTCGCAACCCGGATGCTGTGGCCGCCATGAAGGAGGCGGGTTGGGAGATCGCCTCTCACGGCCTGAAATGGATCGACTATCGCGACTTCTCCGAGGCCGACGAGCGTGCCCATATCGAGCAGGCAGTCCGTATCCACACCGAGCTGACCGGCGAACGGCCGCTCGGCTTCTACCAGGGTCGCACCTCGGCGCACACGCTCGACATCGTCCTCAACGAGCAGGGCTTCGTCTACAGCGCCGACTCCTATGCCGACGAGCTGCCGTACTGGATCCAGGGTCCGCACGGTCCGCAGCTGATCGTGCCCTATACGCTCGACGCCAATGACATGCGCTTTGCGACACCGCAGGGCTTCAATGCGGGCGACCAGTTCTTTGCCTATCTGAAGGACAGTTTTGATACGCTCTATGCCGAGGGTGCCGAAAGCCCGAAGATGATGTCGGTCGGGCTGCACTGTCGTCTCGTCGGCCGCCCGGGCCGCGCCGCGGCGCTGGCGCGCTTCCTCGACTACGTCGTGGGTCATGAGAAGGTCTGGGTTGCGACACGTCTCGACATCGCCCGGCATTGGATCCGGACGCATCCGCCGGCCGGTGTCTGGCGTCCGTCACAGATGTCGCGCGTGCTGTTCGTTGAGCGCTATGGCGACATCTTCGAGCATACGCCCGAGATCGCCGACCGTGCCTATTGTGCCGGCCTCAGCGCGTTCGACGATGCAGCGGACGCGTTGCATACGACCTTAATGAACGTCGTCCGCGCCATGAGCCGCGAAGAGAAGCTGAAGCTGATTCGCGCCCATCCCGAGCTCGCCGGCCGCGAGGCGCTGGCTGGCCAGATGACCAGCGACTCCGTGGGCGAGCAGGGCCGGCTCGGCTTCACCTCGCTCTCACGTTCCGAATTCGAGCGCGTCGCCGACATCAACCGCCGCTACCGCGACAAGTTCGACATGCCGCTGATCGTCGCCCTGGCGCTGCACGCCGACCGGGCCTCCGTCATCGCCGAAATGGACCGCCGCATCAGCAACGACCTCGACACCGAGATCGCCAACGCGATCGACCAGATCGGCCACATCACGCGGGCGCGGTTGGCGAAGAAGTTCGATCAGGAGTGA
- a CDS encoding hydroxyisourate hydrolase — protein sequence MAGGISVHAVDVANGRPALGLRVAIWRVAPDRTLLAEGLLGADGTLQAPVVKGDGVTAGEYEVLFHIGEFFGAEARTKFLTTVPFRFAIDKVEEHFHLPLKFTPWGYSIFRGA from the coding sequence ATGGCCGGTGGGATCTCGGTTCATGCAGTCGATGTCGCGAACGGACGTCCGGCCTTGGGACTGCGCGTGGCCATCTGGCGTGTCGCCCCCGACCGCACCTTGCTCGCCGAGGGCCTGCTCGGCGCCGACGGGACGTTGCAGGCGCCGGTCGTCAAGGGCGATGGGGTCACCGCCGGCGAGTATGAGGTGCTGTTTCATATCGGCGAGTTCTTCGGAGCAGAGGCGCGAACGAAATTCCTGACCACAGTGCCGTTTCGCTTCGCCATCGACAAGGTCGAGGAGCATTTTCACCTGCCGCTGAAATTCACGCCCTGGGGCTATTCGATCTTCCGCGGGGCTTAG
- a CDS encoding ring-cleaving dioxygenase, with product MPGLHHVTAIAGDPIHNFGFYTRDLGLRFVKKTVNFDDPGTYHFYYGDETGRPGTILTFFPWAGVRPGRRGVGETHQTAFRVPQRSLGYWTQRLTEKGIAYEALEKRFGESVLPFTDPDGMALALVGVPGAENEPGYSNGDIPAEHAIRGFHGVTLLLDSAEKTAAVLTDVFGFAEQGREGSVIRFKAPGDAQGSVVDIYEAKGFLRGAQGAGSVHHIAFRAADDAEQGVMAQKLVDRHGLHPTEQKDRNYFRSIYFREPGGVLFEIATDIPGFAVDEPVAELGRNLKLPAFLEAHRKQIEGVLPNLEENVA from the coding sequence ATGCCCGGACTGCACCACGTCACCGCGATCGCCGGCGACCCGATCCACAATTTTGGCTTCTACACCCGCGATCTCGGCCTGCGCTTCGTCAAGAAGACGGTCAATTTCGACGATCCCGGCACCTACCACTTCTATTACGGCGACGAGACCGGCCGCCCCGGCACCATCCTGACCTTCTTCCCCTGGGCTGGGGTCCGACCCGGCCGCCGCGGCGTCGGCGAGACGCACCAGACGGCGTTCCGGGTACCGCAGCGCTCGCTCGGCTATTGGACGCAGCGCCTGACCGAGAAGGGCATCGCCTATGAGGCCCTGGAGAAGCGCTTCGGCGAATCCGTGCTGCCGTTCACCGATCCTGACGGAATGGCGCTGGCGCTGGTCGGCGTTCCCGGCGCGGAGAACGAGCCGGGCTATAGCAATGGCGACATCCCGGCCGAGCATGCGATCCGCGGCTTCCACGGCGTGACCCTGCTGCTCGACTCCGCCGAGAAGACCGCAGCCGTGCTCACCGACGTGTTCGGCTTCGCGGAGCAAGGTCGCGAAGGCTCGGTGATCCGCTTCAAGGCGCCGGGCGACGCGCAAGGCAGCGTGGTCGACATCTACGAAGCCAAGGGCTTCCTGCGCGGCGCGCAGGGCGCAGGCTCCGTGCATCACATCGCGTTCCGCGCGGCCGATGATGCCGAGCAGGGCGTGATGGCGCAAAAGCTCGTCGACCGGCACGGTCTGCATCCGACCGAGCAGAAGGATCGCAACTACTTCCGCTCGATCTACTTCCGCGAGCCGGGCGGCGTGCTGTTCGAGATCGCGACCGATATTCCCGGCTTTGCCGTCGACGAGCCGGTCGCCGAGCTCGGACGAAACTTGAAGCTGCCGGCCTTCCTCGAAGCGCACCGCAAGCAGATCGAGGGCGTGCTGCCGAACCTCGAGGAGAACGTCGCATGA
- a CDS encoding amidase — translation MRADEIAGTVLARQRSAREMAERALTRIDAARALNAVVTIDPERTRAEADAVDARVAAGEALPLAGVPVVIKDNIWVGGWRITQGSKLFAGFKAPEDAIAVARLRHAGAVIVGIGATSEFACKGVTTSLLYGPTRHPHNPDLTPGGSSGGPAVAVAAGLVPLAIGTDAGGSSRRPPAHVGVVGFKPSYGAVPYGPGFAEAGWGISVVAPIAAHVEDARLAFEAMAGIDPRDPATFDLPKGDASQPLRMAFSPRLGLDVAVDDEVGSGLQRAIDRLRAGGMPIADADPIWPPDLAEDAVMPLQHAGLAALFGDAFRHDATQFDPDIAKQIERGLGLGGADVAHALQASARIARAFAAFFLDVDVLLAPTVPCVAWPLTQLGPTMIGGRPASPRGHAVFTPFANHAGVPAISIPCGRDAKGLPFGLQLIAARGRDRLLLDVAAQTERVLADRA, via the coding sequence ATGCGCGCTGATGAGATCGCAGGGACCGTCCTGGCAAGGCAGAGATCGGCACGGGAAATGGCCGAGCGGGCGCTGACGCGCATCGATGCGGCGCGCGCGCTCAACGCCGTCGTGACGATCGATCCGGAGCGAACGCGCGCGGAGGCCGACGCCGTCGATGCCCGCGTGGCAGCGGGTGAGGCGCTGCCGCTCGCTGGTGTGCCGGTGGTGATCAAGGACAATATCTGGGTTGGCGGCTGGCGCATCACCCAAGGCTCCAAGCTGTTCGCGGGGTTCAAGGCGCCCGAGGATGCGATCGCGGTCGCGCGCCTGCGCCACGCCGGCGCGGTGATCGTGGGCATCGGCGCGACCTCGGAGTTCGCCTGCAAGGGCGTCACCACGTCGCTGCTGTATGGGCCGACGCGGCATCCGCATAACCCGGATCTCACGCCCGGCGGATCGTCCGGCGGACCTGCCGTGGCGGTGGCCGCAGGTCTCGTGCCGCTGGCGATCGGCACTGATGCGGGCGGCTCGAGCCGGCGGCCGCCCGCGCATGTTGGCGTGGTCGGCTTCAAGCCGTCCTATGGCGCCGTTCCCTATGGACCCGGCTTTGCCGAGGCCGGATGGGGCATCTCCGTCGTGGCGCCCATCGCAGCACATGTCGAGGATGCGAGGCTCGCTTTCGAAGCCATGGCCGGGATCGATCCGCGCGATCCGGCGACGTTCGATCTGCCAAAGGGGGATGCATCACAGCCGCTGCGCATGGCGTTCTCGCCGCGCCTCGGGCTCGACGTCGCGGTCGACGACGAAGTCGGCAGCGGTCTGCAGCGAGCGATTGATCGGCTGCGCGCGGGAGGAATGCCGATCGCAGATGCCGATCCCATCTGGCCGCCAGACCTCGCCGAGGACGCGGTGATGCCGCTGCAGCATGCCGGGCTGGCCGCGCTGTTTGGTGACGCCTTTCGCCATGATGCCACGCAATTCGATCCTGATATCGCCAAGCAGATCGAGCGTGGCCTCGGCCTCGGCGGCGCCGATGTCGCGCATGCGCTGCAGGCAAGCGCACGGATCGCGCGCGCCTTCGCCGCGTTTTTTCTGGACGTCGATGTGCTGCTGGCGCCGACCGTGCCATGTGTGGCCTGGCCGCTCACGCAGCTCGGTCCGACGATGATCGGCGGCAGGCCGGCGAGCCCGCGCGGCCATGCGGTGTTCACGCCGTTCGCCAATCACGCGGGAGTACCCGCGATCTCGATTCCGTGCGGGAGAGACGCAAAGGGTCTGCCGTTCGGACTGCAATTGATCGCAGCGCGTGGCCGCGATCGCCTGCTGCTCGATGTCGCTGCGCAAACCGAACGCGTGCTAGCCGATCGAGCTTGA
- a CDS encoding LysR family transcriptional regulator yields MDKLSSLRAFVKVVESGSFAEAGRQLRLSRSAISKYIGELEQSLGVQLIVRTTRHASPTETGQRYFERAVAILAELDAADQAVSQSQAAPRGLLRVNAPMSFGTMRLGPVVADFMVRFPELQLQIVLSDDLLDPVQDGFDVTLRIAELESSSLVARRITPVDRVICAAPAYLARHGTPESPEELRRHSSLTYGFLLTGNQWKLTGRDGNHWIQPAWSLCVNNAEVLRDVAIKGQGIALIPRFIAADALASGALTAILSDYTAPPLALYAIYPPTRHLSVKVRLFIDFLVERFGKGSG; encoded by the coding sequence ATGGACAAGCTCAGCAGCCTCAGGGCTTTCGTGAAGGTGGTCGAGAGCGGCAGCTTCGCCGAAGCGGGTCGTCAGCTGCGGCTGTCGCGCTCGGCGATCTCGAAATATATCGGCGAGCTCGAGCAGAGCCTCGGCGTGCAGCTGATCGTCCGGACCACCCGCCACGCCAGCCCGACCGAGACCGGCCAGCGCTATTTCGAGCGCGCCGTCGCGATTCTTGCCGAGCTCGATGCCGCTGACCAGGCCGTCAGCCAGTCGCAGGCCGCACCGCGCGGGCTGTTGCGCGTCAATGCCCCGATGTCGTTCGGCACGATGCGGCTCGGGCCGGTCGTGGCCGACTTCATGGTCCGCTTTCCCGAGCTGCAGTTGCAGATCGTGTTGAGCGACGACCTGCTCGATCCGGTGCAGGACGGCTTCGACGTGACATTGCGGATCGCCGAGCTGGAATCGTCGAGCCTGGTGGCGCGCCGGATCACGCCGGTGGACCGGGTTATCTGCGCCGCGCCCGCTTATCTGGCCCGGCATGGCACGCCCGAGAGTCCGGAAGAGCTGCGCCGCCATTCCTCCCTGACCTACGGCTTTCTGCTGACCGGCAACCAATGGAAGCTCACCGGCCGGGACGGCAATCACTGGATCCAGCCGGCCTGGAGCCTGTGCGTCAACAACGCCGAGGTGCTGCGCGACGTCGCCATCAAGGGGCAGGGGATTGCGCTGATCCCGCGCTTCATCGCCGCGGATGCGCTCGCCAGCGGCGCGCTCACCGCAATCCTCTCCGACTACACCGCGCCCCCATTGGCGCTCTACGCCATCTATCCGCCGACGCGGCACCTCTCGGTGAAGGTACGATTGTTCATCGACTTTCTGGTCGAGCGCTTCGGCAAGGGGTCGGGTTGA
- a CDS encoding MFS transporter, whose translation MIDAKDASAPAPPLWPAVAAMTALQALVSLALFAPGIVAPRAGLSIEQLSLFSTAAFGISLASSFWGGTLVQKVGSLRVAALCAGAVCAGMSLALVETGWALLAAGLTLGLAVGPETPASSALLGRLVPADKRAMVFSIRQTGSQIGAVVGSLLLPPIAVMLAPSSAYATVIVCAAVAFASFERLRPTYAIAPPDMPRLGLADRLQLISADRRMAALALASIPFSGMQVILNTCFVSFGTSELALGHVEAGWVLATAQGAGLVGRLGWGAVATRLRSARAVLVMAGAGMAICALLIGLWGPLMTRPILIFLTFAFGLTASGWNGVFIAEIANLAKPGRVAEATGAVLTASFLGLVAAPLLVALLTPRVGLGGSFVALGLMAAAGAAVLLMERFDAR comes from the coding sequence ATGATAGACGCGAAAGACGCATCGGCGCCAGCGCCGCCGCTGTGGCCTGCCGTCGCTGCGATGACGGCGCTGCAGGCGCTGGTGTCGCTGGCGCTATTCGCGCCGGGGATCGTGGCGCCACGCGCCGGCTTGAGCATCGAGCAATTGTCGCTGTTTTCGACCGCGGCCTTCGGCATCAGCCTGGCGTCCTCATTCTGGGGCGGCACTCTGGTGCAGAAGGTCGGCTCGCTGCGCGTGGCCGCGCTGTGCGCAGGAGCGGTCTGCGCCGGCATGTCGCTGGCGCTGGTCGAAACGGGCTGGGCGCTGCTTGCCGCCGGGCTGACGCTGGGGCTCGCGGTCGGACCGGAGACCCCCGCAAGCTCCGCACTGCTCGGCCGTCTGGTGCCTGCCGACAAGCGCGCGATGGTGTTCTCGATCCGGCAGACCGGCAGCCAGATCGGAGCTGTGGTCGGCTCGCTGCTGCTGCCGCCGATCGCCGTCATGCTGGCGCCGAGCTCGGCCTATGCGACAGTGATCGTATGCGCCGCCGTCGCCTTCGCGAGCTTCGAGCGGCTCCGCCCGACCTATGCCATCGCGCCTCCGGACATGCCGCGCCTCGGGCTTGCCGACCGGCTGCAGCTGATCAGCGCCGACCGCCGCATGGCGGCGCTTGCGCTTGCCTCGATCCCGTTCAGCGGCATGCAGGTGATCCTCAACACCTGCTTCGTGAGCTTCGGCACGTCGGAGCTCGCGCTCGGTCACGTCGAGGCGGGCTGGGTGCTGGCAACGGCGCAAGGCGCGGGCCTCGTTGGCCGGCTCGGCTGGGGCGCGGTAGCGACGCGGCTGCGCTCCGCGCGCGCCGTGTTGGTGATGGCCGGCGCGGGAATGGCGATCTGCGCGCTCCTGATAGGCCTATGGGGTCCGCTGATGACCCGTCCGATCCTCATTTTTCTCACCTTCGCGTTCGGGCTGACGGCGAGTGGCTGGAACGGCGTGTTCATCGCCGAGATCGCCAATCTGGCCAAGCCCGGACGTGTTGCGGAAGCCACCGGCGCGGTGCTCACGGCTTCGTTTCTCGGCCTCGTCGCCGCGCCACTGCTGGTCGCGCTGCTCACTCCCCGTGTCGGGCTGGGCGGCAGCTTCGTCGCCCTTGGACTGATGGCGGCCGCCGGAGCGGCCGTTCTCCTGATGGAGCGTTTTGATGCGCGCTGA
- a CDS encoding ABC transporter permease: MSKRQRNWEALSFQIVMTVIAVLALILIVSPSLVVLIVSFTSGFSLKFPPPGYSTRWYVELWNAWQLQFAARNSVFVALWSTGLSIVLGVAAALAISRSKTLTAKLLDSLFMSPLVLPALAFGLAALMFFSLIGLPVSLLTLVIGHTIVCVPYVVRNTVAALAQLEPTLLESSAILGASRLYTFRRIVLPLIRPGIISGAFIAFMSSFDNVPVSLFLRDAATDMLPIRMWQDLEGKLDVTIAALSSVLIIATVALMAIMERTTGLSKRLTG; this comes from the coding sequence ATGAGCAAGCGGCAGCGCAACTGGGAGGCGCTCAGCTTCCAGATCGTGATGACGGTGATTGCGGTGCTGGCGCTGATCCTGATCGTCTCGCCGTCGCTGGTCGTCCTGATCGTCTCGTTCACGTCGGGCTTCTCGCTGAAATTCCCGCCGCCCGGCTATTCGACACGCTGGTACGTCGAATTGTGGAATGCCTGGCAGCTGCAATTCGCCGCGCGTAACAGCGTCTTTGTCGCGCTGTGGTCGACCGGGTTGTCGATCGTGCTCGGCGTCGCCGCGGCGCTGGCGATCTCGCGCTCCAAGACGCTGACGGCGAAGCTTCTGGACTCGCTGTTCATGTCGCCGCTGGTGCTGCCCGCGCTCGCCTTCGGTCTGGCGGCACTGATGTTCTTCTCGCTGATCGGCCTGCCGGTGTCGCTGCTGACGCTGGTGATCGGCCACACCATCGTCTGCGTGCCCTACGTGGTCCGCAACACGGTGGCCGCACTGGCGCAGCTCGAGCCTACCCTGCTGGAAAGCTCGGCGATCCTCGGCGCGTCCAGGCTCTATACGTTCCGCCGCATCGTGCTGCCGCTGATCCGCCCCGGCATCATCTCCGGCGCCTTCATCGCTTTCATGTCGTCGTTCGACAACGTCCCGGTGTCGCTGTTCCTGCGCGACGCCGCCACCGACATGCTGCCGATCCGGATGTGGCAGGACCTCGAAGGCAAGCTCGACGTCACCATCGCCGCGCTGTCGAGCGTGCTGATCATCGCAACCGTCGCGCTGATGGCGATCATGGAGCGCACGACGGGACTGTCGAAGCGGCTGACGGGTTGA
- a CDS encoding alpha/beta hydrolase → MTKALSFLHRFQAGSVPGAAPLLLLHGTGGDENDLLPLGATLSPGAALLSPRGQVLEHGMPRFFRRLAEGVFDEDDVRRRALELGAFIGEARQRYHLGAPVAVGYSNGANIAAALLLLQPEALAGAALFRAMVPLAQPPVVQLARKPVLILSGKVDPIVPASNSAKLCSQLIEAGADVTHTTLPTGHQLSQADITLARDWIAGLPQAIAA, encoded by the coding sequence ATGACCAAGGCCTTGTCCTTCCTTCATCGCTTCCAGGCTGGAAGCGTCCCGGGAGCGGCACCGCTGCTGCTCCTGCACGGCACCGGCGGCGACGAGAACGACCTCTTGCCGCTCGGCGCAACGCTGTCGCCCGGCGCAGCGCTGCTGTCACCGCGCGGACAGGTGCTCGAGCACGGCATGCCGCGGTTCTTCCGCCGTCTGGCGGAAGGCGTGTTCGACGAGGACGATGTGCGCCGACGCGCGCTTGAGCTCGGCGCCTTTATCGGCGAGGCGCGGCAGCGCTATCATCTCGGGGCACCGGTCGCGGTCGGCTACTCCAACGGCGCCAACATCGCCGCCGCGCTGCTCCTGCTGCAGCCGGAAGCGCTGGCCGGCGCGGCCCTGTTCCGCGCCATGGTGCCGCTCGCTCAGCCGCCGGTCGTCCAGCTCGCGCGCAAGCCGGTGCTGATCCTGTCGGGCAAGGTCGATCCCATCGTGCCCGCCAGCAATTCGGCGAAGCTGTGCAGCCAGCTGATCGAAGCCGGCGCCGACGTGACCCATACGACGCTGCCAACGGGTCACCAGCTGTCGCAGGCGGACATCACGCTGGCGCGTGATTGGATTGCCGGACTCCCGCAGGCGATCGCGGCGTGA